In Rattus rattus isolate New Zealand chromosome 3, Rrattus_CSIRO_v1, whole genome shotgun sequence, one genomic interval encodes:
- the Mgarp gene encoding protein MGARP encodes MYLRRAVSKTLALPRRAPPGPAPLGKDASLRRVSSSKFPGPSGSNMIYYLVVGVTVSAGGYYTYKAFTSKQVRHTEHVTDPKEQTKVELQPLPGETEHVAEAGKACSETGEISVKESDSVDAEEVPAEEVPEAAAVLPEDSQASASEVPAEAALVETSVLSSEPELKITDDDDDASPVETTEGVPESPPEVEGAAPDQADVCSEGGDDNSKEGAETSKEGAETSKEEAETSKEEAETSKEAEGTTTADAEEEESAESAELEESPPLTSEPSAQPESQEETEVTAEAASPQG; translated from the exons AAGACTCTGGCGCTGCCCCGGAGGGCGCCCCCCGGTCCCGCGCCACTGGGGAAGGACG CATCTCTTCGCCGAGTGTCATCCAGCAAATTCCCTGGACCATCTGGCTCCAATATGATCTATTACCTGGTTGTAGGTGTGACAGTCAGTGCTGGTGGATATTAC ACTTACAAGGCTTTCACATCAAAGCAAGTCAGACATACAGAACATGTAACTGACCCGAAAGAACAAACAAAGGTGGAGTTACAACCACTTCCAG GCGAAACGGAGCATGTGGCCGAAGCCGGGAAAGCGTGTTCAGAGACTGGAGAAATTTCTGTAAAGGAATCTGACTCGGTAGATGCCGAGGAAGTCCCAGCCGAGGAAGTCCCAGAGGCTGCAGCTGTGCTTCCAGAAGACTCTCAGGCCTCCGCCTCTGAGGTCCCTGCCGAAGCTGCCCTGGTGGAGACGTCCGTATTGAGCTCAGAGCCTGAGCTGAAGATCactgacgacgacgacgacgctTCCCCGGTGGAGACCACCGAGGGTGTCCCAGAATCCCCTCCGGAGGTGGAGGGTGCAGCGCCAGACCAGGCCGACGTTTGCAGTGAGGGGGGTGATGATAACAGCAAGGAGGGGGCTGAGACCAGCAAGGAGGGGGCTGAGACCAGCAAGGAGGAGGCTGAGACCAGCAAGGAGGAGGCTGAGACCAGCAAGGAAGCTGAAGGTACCACTACTGCGGACgcggaagaggaggagagtgcGGAGAGTGCCGAACTAGAAGAAAGCCCTCCCTTAACCTCTGAACCCTCTGCCCAGCCTGAGTCACAAGAAGAAACCGAGGTCACAGCAGAAGCAGCATCACCTCAAGGCTGA